One genomic window of Cupriavidus malaysiensis includes the following:
- a CDS encoding CoA transferase subunit A — MKRVDKRVARCSEAVAGLRDGATLMVGGFGSAGLPAALINAVLDQGARGLTVVSNNAGFDNEGVASLIAAGRVRKLVCSYPLTAGATAFRDAYRHGEVELELVPQGTLVERIRCAGAGLGGFLSPITVGTPLAEGKTVQEVGGVAYVLELPLRADFALVRAHCADRLGNLSYRLAGRNFNPVMATAAEVVVAEVDSMVEAGALDPEQVVTPGIFVDRVVLAPGGAA; from the coding sequence ATGAAACGAGTGGACAAGCGCGTGGCGCGCTGCAGCGAGGCCGTGGCCGGCCTGCGCGACGGCGCCACGCTGATGGTGGGCGGCTTCGGCAGCGCCGGCCTGCCGGCGGCGCTGATCAACGCCGTGCTGGACCAGGGCGCGCGCGGGCTGACGGTGGTCTCCAACAATGCAGGCTTCGACAACGAAGGCGTGGCCAGCCTGATCGCGGCCGGACGCGTGCGCAAGCTGGTCTGCTCCTACCCGCTCACCGCCGGCGCCACCGCCTTCCGCGATGCCTACCGGCACGGCGAGGTCGAGCTGGAACTGGTGCCGCAGGGCACCCTGGTCGAACGCATCCGCTGCGCCGGCGCCGGCCTGGGCGGATTCCTCAGCCCGATCACGGTCGGTACGCCGCTGGCCGAGGGCAAGACGGTGCAGGAGGTCGGCGGCGTGGCCTATGTGCTGGAGCTGCCGCTGCGCGCCGACTTCGCGCTGGTCCGTGCGCATTGCGCCGACCGGCTCGGCAACCTGAGCTATCGCCTGGCGGGCCGCAATTTCAACCCGGTCATGGCGACCGCCGCCGAGGTGGTGGTGGCGGAAGTGGACAGCATGGTGGAAGCCGGCGCGCTCGACCCGGAACAGGTCGTGACCCCGGGCATCTTCGTCGACCGCGTCGTGCTGGCCCCGGGAGGCGCGGCATGA
- a CDS encoding LysR family transcriptional regulator, with product MGLRRLHHFVTLIEQGSFARAADALHLSQPALSRSIQALEADYGCALVDRSYGKAGTTAAGTMVLARARRMLREGRELRRELQLLQDIEIGSLRLGFGPFAAAFLLEPVLAALVTRHPRLGIDLEIADTQSMVQALEAERLDVFIGESQSLAGQPHLHIDRLPALQTGFFVRAGHPLAGRRAVALTELAGFPVAGPRLPARVQAFFAAQLQAEADARGGPAAAPEALLTVTCDDMHALRTLMQATDTVVLVPRSMMAGACAAGEAAALPLRPATELRAPYGAVWLAGRTLSPAARAFVALVHEVLPEA from the coding sequence ATGGGCCTTCGCCGCTTGCATCACTTCGTCACGCTGATCGAGCAGGGCAGCTTTGCCCGCGCCGCCGACGCGCTGCACCTGTCGCAGCCCGCCTTGTCGCGCAGCATCCAGGCGCTGGAGGCCGACTACGGTTGCGCGCTGGTCGACCGCAGCTACGGCAAGGCCGGCACGACCGCCGCGGGGACCATGGTGCTGGCGCGGGCCCGCCGCATGCTGCGCGAGGGCCGCGAGCTGCGGCGCGAGCTGCAGTTGCTGCAGGACATCGAGATCGGCAGCCTGCGCCTGGGCTTCGGCCCCTTTGCCGCGGCCTTCCTGCTGGAGCCTGTGCTGGCCGCGCTGGTGACGCGCCACCCACGCCTTGGCATCGACCTGGAGATCGCCGACACGCAGAGCATGGTGCAGGCGCTGGAGGCTGAGCGGCTCGACGTCTTCATCGGCGAGAGCCAGAGCCTGGCCGGCCAGCCGCACCTGCATATCGATCGCCTGCCCGCGCTGCAGACCGGCTTCTTCGTGCGCGCCGGCCACCCGCTGGCCGGGCGGCGCGCCGTAGCGCTGACGGAACTGGCAGGCTTCCCGGTGGCCGGGCCGCGCCTGCCGGCTCGCGTGCAGGCTTTCTTCGCCGCCCAGCTCCAGGCCGAGGCCGACGCGCGTGGCGGACCGGCCGCGGCGCCGGAGGCGTTGCTCACCGTCACCTGCGACGACATGCACGCGCTGCGCACGCTGATGCAGGCGACCGACACCGTCGTGCTGGTACCCCGGTCGATGATGGCGGGTGCCTGTGCCGCGGGCGAGGCGGCCGCGCTGCCGCTGCGCCCGGCCACCGAGCTGCGCGCGCCCTATGGCGCGGTGTGGCTGGCCGGGCGTACGCTGTCGCCGGCCGCGCGCGCCTTCGTCGCGCTGGTGCACGAGGTGCTGCCGGAGGCCTGA
- a CDS encoding LysR family transcriptional regulator, whose product MDLEVRHYRYFVALAEALHFGRAAERLGISQPALSQQLRWIEQRVGAPLLARGGRRLALTEVGTVLLREAQDVLRRLQLAELATARASRGETGSIAIGYVASAALSGLLPRLIHRFRQDHPDVQFSLREMEMPLQLTRLADGELDLGFVRPPLPGLPEGVALLEVADEPVVLAVHAGHALARQAVVDPARLRGETFLCTHTQEGTGFYAITQAVCASAGFAPRVETLSPQMSTIVSMVAAGFGVALVPESMRAFAPPDVVYRPLAQQAVRSPLAVAHRRNVQAPAVLRLLERCRAGRPARREAGGAQPPL is encoded by the coding sequence ATGGACCTGGAAGTGAGGCACTACCGCTATTTCGTCGCGCTGGCCGAGGCCTTGCACTTCGGCCGCGCGGCCGAGCGCCTGGGCATCTCGCAGCCGGCCTTGAGCCAGCAGTTGCGCTGGATCGAGCAGCGGGTGGGCGCGCCGCTGCTGGCGCGCGGCGGGCGCCGCCTGGCGCTGACCGAGGTGGGGACGGTGCTGCTGCGCGAGGCGCAGGATGTGCTGCGCCGCCTGCAACTGGCCGAACTGGCGACCGCGCGCGCCAGCCGTGGCGAGACCGGCAGCATAGCGATCGGCTACGTTGCCTCGGCGGCGCTGTCGGGCCTGCTGCCGCGCCTGATCCATCGTTTCCGCCAGGATCATCCCGACGTGCAGTTCAGCCTGCGCGAGATGGAGATGCCGCTGCAGCTCACCCGGCTGGCCGACGGCGAACTCGACCTAGGCTTCGTGCGGCCGCCGCTGCCGGGGTTGCCGGAAGGCGTGGCGCTGCTGGAGGTGGCCGACGAGCCGGTGGTGCTGGCCGTGCATGCCGGCCATGCGCTGGCGCGCCAGGCCGTGGTCGATCCCGCCCGCCTGCGCGGCGAGACCTTCCTCTGTACCCACACGCAGGAGGGCACGGGCTTCTATGCCATCACCCAGGCGGTCTGCGCCAGCGCCGGTTTCGCGCCGCGCGTCGAAACGCTGTCGCCGCAGATGTCCACCATCGTCAGCATGGTGGCGGCGGGCTTCGGCGTGGCCCTGGTGCCGGAGTCGATGCGCGCCTTCGCGCCGCCGGACGTGGTGTACCGGCCGCTGGCGCAGCAGGCCGTGCGCTCGCCGCTGGCGGTGGCGCACCGGCGCAATGTGCAGGCGCCGGCGGTGCTGCGCCTGCTGGAACGCTGCCGCGCCGGGCGGCCGGCGCGGCGCGAGGCGGGCGGCGCTCAGCCGCCGCTGTAG
- a CDS encoding CzcE family metal-binding protein: MKTQTSLLAALLLLGAASAWSTPAAAIPAPSAPPSADSRLFGSPARLDTVTRTIDVTPGTRRVLVGSGESVAIRAGGQTVGWTFLQAIGGSSMKLALLMPGVPQAKDVYIQIAPSEIYSGG, translated from the coding sequence ATGAAGACCCAGACCTCCCTCCTCGCCGCCCTGCTGCTGCTGGGCGCCGCCTCTGCCTGGAGTACTCCCGCCGCCGCCATCCCCGCCCCCAGCGCGCCCCCCAGCGCGGATAGCCGCCTGTTCGGCAGTCCCGCCCGTCTCGACACCGTCACCCGCACCATCGACGTCACCCCCGGCACGCGTCGCGTGCTGGTCGGCTCGGGCGAATCGGTCGCCATCCGCGCCGGCGGCCAGACCGTCGGCTGGACCTTCCTGCAGGCCATCGGCGGCAGTTCGATGAAGCTGGCCCTGCTGATGCCCGGCGTGCCGCAGGCCAAGGACGTCTACATCCAGATCGCGCCGAGCGAGATCTACAGCGGCGGCTGA
- a CDS encoding DUF427 domain-containing protein, whose translation MTAKPVKIPGPDHPITVTPNPARVIVTVAGRVVADSRRALTLREASYAAVQYLPREDADMALLARTGHATYCPYKGDCSYFSIPVGGTRAINAVWSYEAPYAAVAQIAGYLAFYPDRVDRIEEVAP comes from the coding sequence ATGACGGCCAAGCCGGTCAAGATTCCCGGACCCGACCATCCCATCACCGTGACGCCCAATCCGGCCCGGGTCATCGTCACGGTCGCCGGCCGCGTGGTGGCCGACAGCCGGCGCGCGCTGACGCTGCGCGAGGCGTCGTACGCGGCGGTGCAGTACCTGCCGCGCGAGGATGCCGACATGGCGCTGCTGGCGCGCACCGGCCACGCCACCTACTGCCCATACAAGGGCGATTGCAGCTACTTCAGCATCCCCGTGGGCGGCACGCGCGCCATCAACGCAGTGTGGTCGTACGAAGCCCCGTATGCGGCGGTGGCGCAGATCGCCGGCTACCTCGCCTTCTATCCCGACCGGGTCGACCGCATCGAGGAAGTGGCGCCCTGA
- a CDS encoding LysR substrate-binding domain-containing protein, whose amino-acid sequence MELRQLRYFVQVVELGSMGQAAQKLGVVTSALSQQISRLESELSTRLLQRTSTGVVPTDAGLAFWRQAQLALRHADDAVRAAQLARLSGHVSVGMAPSTITVLGLPFLQAMRERYPDIRLHLVESLSGNLGAMIGARQLDLAVLFQTAAGQRWSVTPLLTERLFVIARPGLPGLPSTATTRLSALRDLPLILPSSPHGLRSVLNAAFLRSRCQPNVVAEIDGLAMLMDAVRAGLGATVQPGAAVGRVAGEPLAMIGIADRAVHRPNLLVSLSDDELSPAGLAARNTLASVTRELVKAGRWPGATLHKA is encoded by the coding sequence ATGGAGCTCAGGCAACTGCGCTACTTCGTACAGGTGGTCGAACTCGGCAGCATGGGCCAGGCCGCGCAGAAGCTGGGCGTGGTGACCTCGGCGCTGAGCCAGCAGATCAGCCGGCTGGAGAGCGAGCTGTCGACCCGGCTGCTGCAGCGCACCTCCACCGGCGTGGTGCCGACCGACGCCGGGCTGGCCTTCTGGCGCCAGGCGCAGCTGGCCCTGCGCCATGCCGACGACGCCGTGCGCGCGGCCCAGCTCGCGCGCCTGTCCGGCCACGTCAGCGTGGGCATGGCGCCCAGCACCATCACCGTGCTCGGCCTGCCCTTCCTGCAGGCCATGCGCGAGCGCTATCCCGACATCCGCCTGCACCTGGTCGAGAGCCTGTCCGGCAACCTCGGCGCGATGATCGGCGCGCGCCAGCTCGACCTCGCGGTGCTGTTCCAGACCGCCGCCGGGCAGCGCTGGAGCGTGACTCCGCTGCTGACCGAACGCCTCTTCGTCATCGCCCGCCCCGGCTTGCCAGGCCTGCCGTCCACCGCCACCACGCGGCTGTCGGCGTTGCGCGATCTGCCGCTGATCCTGCCGAGCAGCCCGCACGGGCTGCGCTCGGTGCTCAACGCCGCCTTCCTGCGCAGCCGCTGCCAGCCCAATGTGGTGGCCGAGATCGATGGGCTCGCCATGCTGATGGACGCGGTGCGCGCCGGCCTCGGCGCCACCGTGCAGCCGGGCGCGGCGGTCGGCCGGGTGGCGGGCGAGCCGCTTGCCATGATCGGCATCGCCGACCGCGCCGTGCACCGTCCCAACCTGCTGGTCAGCCTGTCCGACGACGAGCTGTCGCCGGCCGGGCTGGCGGCGCGCAACACGCTGGCCAGCGTCACGCGCGAGCTGGTCAAGGCCGGGCGCTGGCCCGGGGCCACCCTTCACAAAGCCTGA
- a CDS encoding 3-oxoacid CoA-transferase subunit B: MSGQPNLAPGARPWTREEIARRAAQDVPHGAYVNLGIGLPTQVADWMPQDREVFLHSENGILHLGPRPPAGQEDAELVNASKQPVSLLPGASLFDSALSFAMMRGGHLDLAILGAYEVAANGDLANWTRADPGTPPAVGGAMELAFGARAVWVLMEHTTRDGRPRLRARCSLPLTAAGVVRRIYTDLAVLAVTADGLRVEAMAPGVTWSALQALTEAPLLR, from the coding sequence ATGAGCGGCCAGCCGAACCTTGCCCCCGGCGCCCGGCCCTGGACGCGCGAGGAGATCGCGCGCCGCGCCGCGCAGGACGTCCCGCACGGGGCCTACGTCAACCTGGGCATCGGCCTGCCCACCCAGGTCGCCGACTGGATGCCGCAGGACCGCGAAGTCTTCCTGCACAGCGAGAACGGCATCCTGCACCTCGGGCCGCGCCCGCCCGCCGGCCAGGAGGACGCCGAACTGGTCAATGCCAGCAAACAGCCGGTCAGCCTGCTGCCGGGCGCATCCCTGTTCGACTCGGCGCTCAGTTTCGCCATGATGCGCGGCGGACACCTCGACCTGGCCATCCTCGGCGCCTACGAAGTGGCGGCCAACGGCGACCTCGCCAACTGGACCCGCGCCGACCCCGGCACGCCGCCGGCCGTCGGCGGTGCGATGGAACTGGCCTTCGGCGCGCGCGCGGTCTGGGTGCTGATGGAGCACACCACGCGCGACGGCCGGCCGCGGCTGCGCGCGCGCTGCAGCCTGCCGCTGACCGCGGCCGGCGTGGTGCGCCGCATCTATACCGACCTGGCGGTGCTGGCGGTGACAGCGGACGGGCTGCGCGTCGAGGCGATGGCGCCCGGCGTGACCTGGTCCGCGCTGCAGGCGCTCACGGAGGCGCCGCTGCTGCGCTGA